A portion of the Vulpes vulpes isolate BD-2025 chromosome 5, VulVul3, whole genome shotgun sequence genome contains these proteins:
- the LOC112911998 gene encoding olfactory receptor 5T2-like, whose product MKNATEVTIFVLKGFTDKLELQTALFFLFLATYLFTMMGNLVLVLLVIVDSRLHNPMYYFLSVLSSVDACFSSVITPNMLVDFMLKNKVISFLGCAAQMFLAVTFGTTECFLLAAMAYDRYVAIYNPLLYSVGMSPRVYVPLIIASYVGGILHASVHTVATFSLSFCASNEIRHVFCDIPPLLAISCSDTHTNQLLLFYFVGSIEIVTILIVLISYGFIVLAILNIHSAEGRRKVFSTCGSHLTGVSIYHGTILFMYVRPSSSYAPDHDMIVSMFYSIVIPMLNPIIYSLRNKDVKEAMKRMFQKKWFINSY is encoded by the coding sequence ATGAAGAATGCTACAGAAGTCACCATATTTGTACTGAAGGGCTTCACAGATAAGCTTGAGCTGCAAACAGCCTTGTTCTTCCTGTTTCTAGCAACCTACCTCTTTACTATGATGGGAaatttggttttagttttgttggtcaTTGTAGATTCCCGGCTCCACAACCCCATGTACTATTTTCTGAGTGTGTTATCATCTGTGGATGCCTGCTTTTCCTCCGTAATTACCCCAAATATGTTAGTAGATTTTATGTTAAAGAATAAAGTCATTTCATTCCTTGGATGTGCAGCACAGATGTTTCTCGCTGTTACTTTTGGAACCACAGAATGCTTTCTTTTGGCTGCCATGGCTTATGACCGCTATGTAGCAATCTACAACCCTCTCCTGTATTCTGTGGGCATGTCACCCAGGGTCTATGTGCCACTCATCATTGCTTCCTATGTTGGTGGCATTTTGCATGCTTCTGTACACACAGTGGCCACGTTCAGCCTATCCTTCTGTGCATCCAATGAAATTAGACATGTCTTTTGTGACATCCCTCCACTACTTGCCATTTCATGTTCTGACACCCACACAAACCAGCTGCTGCTCTTCTACTTCGTGGGCTCTATTGAGATAGTCACTATCCTCATTGTTCTGATCTCCTATGGTTTCATTGTCTTGGCCATTCTGAACATTCATTCTGCCGAGGGGAGGCGGAAAGTCTTTTCTACGTGTGGTTCTCACCTAACTGGAGTGTCAATTTATCATGGGACCATCCTTTTCATGTATGTGAGACCAAGTTCCAGCTATGCTCCAGACCATGACATGATAGTGTCAATGTTTTATAGCATTGTGATTCCCATGTTGAATCCCATCATCTACAGTTTAAGGAACAAAGATGTAAAAGAGGCAATGAAAAGAATGTTTCAGAAAAAATGGTTTATTAATTCATACTAA
- the LOC112911997 gene encoding LOW QUALITY PROTEIN: olfactory receptor 5T1-like (The sequence of the model RefSeq protein was modified relative to this genomic sequence to represent the inferred CDS: inserted 1 base in 1 codon), whose protein sequence is MPGFPSDLNLYRTQMKNVTEATMFILMGFTDDFVVQVFLFLLFLAIYLFTLIGNLGLVILVMGESQLHNPMYYFLSVLSFLDACYSSVVTPKMLVNFLAEDKSISYLGCAAQMLLFVTFGTTECFLLAAMAYDHYVAIYNPLLYSVSMSPRVYVPLIVASYVGGILHTXVATFSLSFCASNEIRHVFCDIPPLLAISCSDTHTNQLLLFYFVGSIEIVTILIVLISYGFIVLAILNIHSAEGRRKVFSTCGSHLTGVSIYHGTILFMYVRPSSNYALDHDMIVSIFYTIVIPMLNPIIYSLRNKDVKAAMKKLFGKNWCINKVHFSH, encoded by the exons atgcCAGGGTTTCCATCAGATTTAAATTTATATAGGACTCAGATGAAAAATGTGACTGAGGCAACCATGTTTATATTGATGGGCTTCACAGATGATTTTGTGGTGCAGGTCTTcctatttttactatttctagCAATCTATCTTTTTACTCTGATAGGAAACTTGGGACTGGTTATATTGGTCATGGGGGAATCTCAGCTCCACAACCCCATGTATTATTTTCTGAGCGTTTTATCATTCCTGGATGCCTGCTATTCTTCAGTTGTCACCCCAAAAATGTTGGTCAATTTCCTAGCAGAGGATAAATCCATTTCCTATCTCGGATGTGCAGCACAGATGCTTCTCTTCGTTACTTTTGGAACCACAGAATGCTTTCTCTTGGCTGCCATGGCTTATGACCACTATGTAGCAATCTACAACCCTCTCCTGTATTCCGTGAGCATGTCACCCAGGGTCTATGTGCCACTCATCGTTGCTTCCTATGTTGGTGGCATTTTGCACA CAGTGGCCACGTTCAGCCTATCCTTCTGTGCTTCCAATGAAATTAGACATGTCTTTTGTGACATCCCTCCACTACTTGCCATTTCTTGTTCTGACACCCACACAAACCAGCTGCTGCTCTTCTACTTCGTGGGCTCTATTGAGATAGTCACTATCCTCATTGTTCTGATCTCCTATGGTTTCATTGTCTTGGCCATTCTGAACATTCATTCTGCCGAGGGGAGGCGGAAAGTCTTTTCTACGTGTGGTTCTCACCTAACTGGAGTGTCAATTTATCATGGGACCATCCTTTTCATGTATGTGAGACCAAGCTCCAACTATGCCCTGGACCATGACATGATAGTGTCAATATTTTACACGATTGTGATTCCCATGCTCAATCCCATCATCTACAGTTTAAGGAACAAAGATGTAAAAGCGGCAATGAAGAAATTGTTTGGTAAAAATTGGTGTATCAATAAAGTACACTTTTCACATTGA
- the LOC112912024 gene encoding olfactory receptor 5T1-like has product MPGFPSDLDLYRIQMKNVTEATMFILMGFTDDFEMQVFLFLLFLAIYLFTLIGNLGLVILVIGDSRLHNPMYYFLSVLSFLDACYSSVVTPKMLVNFLAEDKSISYLGCAAQMLLFVTFGTTECFLLAAMAYDRYVAIYNPLLYSVSMSPRVYVPLIVASYVGGILHASVHTVATFSLSFCASNEIRHVFCDIPPLLAISCSDTHTNQLLLFYFVGSIEIVTILIVLISYGFILLAILNIHSAEGRRKVFSTCGSHLTGVSIYHGTILFIYMRPSSSYALEHDMIVSIFYTIVIPMLNPIIYSLRNKDVKEAMKKLFMRNWFLSKTHN; this is encoded by the coding sequence atgccAGGATTTCCATCAGATTTAGATTTATACAGGATTCAGATGAAAAATGTGACTGAGGCCACCATGTTTATATTGATGGGCTTCACAGATGATTTTGAGATGCAGGTCTTcctatttttactatttctagCAATCTATCTTTTTACTCTGATAGGAAATTTGGGACTGGTTATATTGGTCATTGGGGATTCTCGGCTCCACAACCCCATGTATTATTTTCTGAGCGTTTTATCATTCCTGGATGCCTGCTATTCTTCAGTTGTCACCCCAAAAATGTTGGTCAATTTCCTAGCAGAGGATAAATCCATTTCCTATCTCGGATGTGCAGCACAGATGCTTCTCTTCGTTACTTTTGGAACCACAGAATGCTTTCTCTTGGCTGCCATGGCTTATGACCGCTATGTAGCAATCTACAACCCTCTCCTGTATTCCGTGAGCATGTCACCCAGGGTCTATGTGCCACTCATCGTTGCTTCCTATGTTGGTGGCATTTTGCATGCTTCTGTACACACAGTGGCCACGTTCAGCCTATCCTTCTGTGCATCCAATGAAATTAGACATGTCTTTTGTGACATCCCTCCACTACTTGCCATTTCTTGTTCTGACACCCACACAAACCAGCTGCTGCTCTTCTACTTCGTGGGCTCTATTGAGATAGTCACTATCCTCATTGTTCTGATCTCCTATGGTTTCATTCTCTTGGCCATTCTGAACATTCATTCTGCCGAGGGGAGGCGGAAAGTCTTTTCTACGTGTGGTTCTCACCTAACTGGAGTGTCAATTTATCATGGAACCATCCTTTTCATATATATGAGACCAAGCTCCAGTTATGCTTTGGAGCATGACATGATAGTGTCAATATTTTACACGATTGTGATTCCCATGCTGAATCCCATCATCTACAGTTTAAGGAACAAAGATGTAAAAGAGGCGATGAAGAAATTGTTTATGAGAAATTGGTTCTTAAGTAAAACACATAATTAG